The following are encoded in a window of Microcaecilia unicolor chromosome 14, aMicUni1.1, whole genome shotgun sequence genomic DNA:
- the LOC115458244 gene encoding olfactory receptor 1052-like, with protein sequence MVNPEQIRDHRERKNSTTATEFIILGFSEFPELQIPFFLLFLLVYLIVLLGNLIIITVTCLDPRLHTPMYFFLCNLSFVDISSTSVTLPKLLDIFLRKNQRISVHGCFIQVYFFLFSLCGEFFLLSVMAYDRYIAVCHPLRYVLIMNWSVCVLSVAGLWIAGFLDSLTYTVLLSRFSYCRSNKINHFFCDISALLKLSCTSTSTVEYTIFIVGTFVAVPCISLTFVSYIYIISAILRIRSAEGRRKAFSTCSAHLTVVILFYGTLLCSYMRPTSTQSLEQNKLFAVLYNALIPMFNPIIYSLRNQEVKKALINVFTRKLCYRDQKNMFSATVKLHGKR encoded by the exons CCTGAGCAGATCAGAG ATCACAGAGAAAGGAAAAATTCCACCACAGCAACAGAATTCATCATTCTGGGATTTTCTGAATTTCCAGAGCTTCAGATTccatttttccttctgtttttacTGGTTTACCTGATTGTCCTGTTGGGGAACCTCATTATAATAACCGTGACATGCCTGGACCCTCGCCTGCACACCCCCATGTACTTTTTCCTCTGTAACTTGTCCTTCGTTGATATCTCTTCCACCTCAGTCACTCTCCCCAAACTGCTGGATATCTTTTTGAGGAAAAATCAGCGCATTTCTGTACATGGGTGTTTTATACAggtatattttttcttattttcactGTGTGGAGAATTTTTTCTGCTTTCAGTCATGGCTTATGACCGCTACATCGCAGTATGTCACCCCCTGCGTTACGTGCTGATCATGAATTGGAGCGTCTGTGTTCTGTCAGTTGCAGGGTTATGGATTGCTGGATTTTTGGATTCTTTGACATACACTGTCCTTCTTTCAAGATTTTCTTATTGCAGATCCAACAAAATCAACCATTTCTTCTGTGATATCTCAGCGCTGCTAAAACTCTCCTGCACCAGCACCTCTACCGTTGAGTATACAATTTTTATTGTGGGAACTTTTGTAGCAGTGCCATGTATCAGTTTAACCTTTGTATCTTACATCTACATCATCTCCGCCATCTTGAGGATCCGTTCTGCAGAGGGCAGACGcaaagccttctccacctgctccgCCCACCTGACTGTCGTTATTCTCTTCTATGGGACACTGCTCTGTTCATACATGAGACCAACGTCTACGCAATCCCTTGAACAAAATAAACTCTTTGCTGTATTGTATAATGCCTTAATCCCCATGTTCAACCCCATAATTTATAGCCTAAGAAACCAAGAGGTTAAAAAAGCCCTAATAAATGTATTTACCAGAAAACTATGTTATCGAGATCAGAAAAACATGTTCTCTGCGACTGTAAAACTTCATGGCAAGAGATAG